AGAATCATGCCTTCTGTGCGTATCACGGCTATTGCCCCTACGGCTTGTCTGGGCGATCTTGAAAAAGCGGTTGCTCGTCTCCAAACTGAGAACAGTGCCATTGAACTTGAGACTTTCTCATTACGGCAAATTCAAGAAGGATTAATTGCAAGAGAAACGGTTCTAGAGAGTATTCAAAGCGCGATGTGGCGAAGCCACCGCTCTACGAGCATCGCGCTGCTTTTTGATCTTCGGGGAAATCCTGATCGCGCCCTTGCCTTAGTTCGAGAAGCACTTGAGGCAACCGCAGACACCAATATTGCTTTTATTCCCTTATTTGGAGGGAGTCCCGCGATAATGGGCTTAGTGCGGATGGGAAACTTTGCCCCTGCGAAAATGCCACCGGCAAAGTCCATGGAAACCGCAATCGCAGCCATTGCCCAGTCTCTCCCCCCAGAAACGGCGCGTCAGGCACAAAATTGGTCAAAATGCGTGACCTATTGGACGAATTCGGGAATGGATAATTTAGTCAACCTGCTGCGTTTTGTTGCGTCTGAATATGGCGGGATGGCAATGACAGTAGAAGACCCCATCATCTATCCCGATTTTGGATTTATGGATTTGCAAACAGGGACTCGCTACACCAGTTATGAAGCGTACCTGCAAGACCATCCCTTAGATTCTAATCTGCCCACAGTCGCAGTCATTTTCTACAGTGGAACCACCCTTACCAGCAACTTACAGGGAGGGGCAGAATTATTACAAACCTTACAACAACAAGCCAATTTACTTCCTTTCTTCAGTGATGGCATTGCGACTGCTGATGCGATCCAAGAACACCTATTCCGCAATGGTTTTCCCGTGTGCGATGGCATCGTTTCCCTGCTGCGCTTTCGCTTAGATGGTGGCCCCTTGGGAGGTAATCCGGAAAAAACCATCAACCTCCTGCAACAGTTTAACGTTCCCTATGTTGTTCCTCTCAGTGCCAACAACCAAGATCTTGACGAATGGCACAAAAGCGCGATTGGGCTAGGGGCAACAGAAACCCTTTCTCTGGTTTCCCTCCCCGAAATGGACGGCGCGATCGATTCGGTGATGCTGTACGGTGTGAAAAATGAAATGGCAACCCCCATCCCAGGGCGAGGGGAAAAAGTAGCCCACCGACTCCTCAATCGCATCACCTTAAAACAGAAACCTAATGCTGAGAAACGGGTCGCGATCGTCATCTTTGATTATCCGCCAGGGGAAGGCACTTTGGGAACTGCCTCCTTTTTGGATGTCTTTGCCTCGGTTGAAGCCATCCTCAATCGCTTGCAAGAAGTTGGCTATCAGGTCACTCCACCCGCAGCAGGAACACTCAAAGACAGCTTCCTAGAAAAAGGACTGGTTCACAATGGGGAGTTTACCTCGATTCAACTGACGGCTGAAAATGCGGTTCGCGTCCCTCTGCAACAATATCGGCAATGGTACCAAAAACTTCCTGCTGCCTTGCGCGAAAGCACAGAAGCCGTTTTCGGCGATCCGCCAGGGGATTTAATGACTTATGAAGGGGATATTCTTCTCGCTGCGATGGAATTTGGCAACGCGATCGTGGCTGTTCAACCTTCTCGTGGCATTCACGAAGACCCCGCCAAAATTCACCATGACGATAGCTTACCTCCTCACCACCAGTACATTGCCCTCTATCGCTGGCTGGAAGAAAGCGCAAACGTTGATGCGATTGTCCACATTGGCACTCATGGCACGTTTGAATTTTTACCCGGCAAACAGGTTGCCCTCGCTGCTGAAGATGCCCCAGATGCCCTTTTAGGAGATTTGCCCCATCTTTACGTTTATCATGTGGTGAATGTTTCTGAAGGCACGATCGCGAAACGGCGCAGTTACGCGCAACTGGTCAGTTATGCCTCTCCCACCTTTGCCCCGGCTGGACTTTATGCCGAGTTAAGCCAACTCGAAGACACCATCGCTGAATACGAGGAGATGAAGATTAAAAGTTTACCCCGTCGGGTTGCCATCCTCGATCAGATTATTGCCTTGTGTCAAGAACAGGGTCTTCCCTTCCCCTTACCCGAAACCCTTTCTCGCACGAACGGTATTCCTGACGATTTCTCCCCCTACGAAGAAGCCTTAGAAGAATTACACCATACCCTCTTTGAGTGGAAACGATCAGCGATTCCGATTGGCTTGCACAGCTTTGGTCAAACTTTAACAGGAGAAGGATTAATCAACTATCTCAATCTGGTTGGGCGCTATGACCGCGCTGAAATCTCATCTCTCCCTCGCACTTTAGCACAAAGCAAAGGATGGGACTATGATCACTTGCTTGATCGCGCTGATCCGAAAGTAGAATCTCTGGCTGGTGAAAGCTGGAACCTGATTGCTCGTCTGCTTGAGGGTAAAGCAGAAACAGTGACAGAAGATTTCAAGCCAATTACATCTTACTTAAAAGATTTAGCAGAACGCATTAAGAACACAGATGAAATTGGGGCTTTATTGCACGCCCTCGATGGGGGATATCTTGAACCAGGTATGGGAGGCGATCCCGTGCGTTCTCCCCACACCTATCCCACTGGACGCAATACCTTTCAATTCGATCCGACAAAACTACCAACAGACAGCGCCTATGACCGAGGGGCGCAAATTGCTGAGGAAACCCTCACACGATACTATCAAGAAAATGGCACTTATCCCGAATCCGTTGGGGTGATTCTCTGGGGGTTTGAAACTTGTAAAACCTTTGGCGAAACCGTTGGGCAAGTTTTGCATTACATTGGCGTGAAAGTCGATCGCGGTCGCGGTTACTTTATGAAGCCTGTCGTAGTTCCGTTGAGTGAATTAGGTCGTCCTCGCATTGATGTCACCATCAACATTTGTGGCTTCTTTCGCGATTTATTTCCCAACTTAGTTAACCTCATTGATGAGGCGTTTCAAACCGTTGCCGAACTAGACGAACCCATGGAACTCAATGCCGTGCGTCGCCATGTCTGTGCATTGCAACCGAAACTCGGAGACACCCCAGAAGGAAAAAAACTAGCAGCAGGACGCTTGTTTGGTCCCCCTCCTGGGGAATATGGCAATCGGTTGAGTACCTTGATTGAAACCGCAGCCTGGGAAGAAGCAGCGGATCTCGGACGCAATTATCTGGAACGAACCCAGTATCTCTATGGTCGCGAAATACCAGGAACGGAATCGCGCACCAGTTTAGAAGCAGCTTTAGCAAATACCCAAATCATCAGCCAAGTGCGAGATTGTCATGAATTTGAAGTCACCGATCTCGATCATTACTATGAATTCTTCGGTGGGATGGCGCAAGCAACCGCAGTGGTAACGGGAAAACGCCCTGATGTTCTCATTGCGGACACCACAGGAGAACGCATCAGTGTCAAAAGCTTAAATCAAGCCGTCCAAAAAGGAGTGTCAACCCGTCTTCTGAATCCCAAATGGATTGAAGGAATGTTGCAGCATGACCACAAAGGAGGACAGCAAATTGCCGATCGCGTCGAATATTTGCTGGGTTTAGATGCAACAACGGGCAGTGTGGGAGAAAACACTTGGCGGAAGGTAGCCCAGCATTTTGTTTTTGATCAAGCAATGCGCGAACGCTTGCAAGCCAACAACCCTTATGCAACGGCAGAAATTGTCCAAAAATTAGGAGAAGCAAACTATCGGGGTTATTGGCAGCCAACCGAAACCGAAACTGAACAATTAAAAGAGGTTTATCGCGAAATTGAACGCGCGATCGAGTTAGGAGAGGGAAAAAGCAATGAAAATTCCTGATGAACCGGAAAGGAATTTGGAAATTAACCTTGTGCCGATGATTGATGTGATTTTTTCTATCTTGGCGTTCTTTATTATTTCGACCTTATTTTTAACGCGATCAGAGGGCTTACCCGTTGATTTACCCCAAGCAACAACCGCCCAGCAGCAATCGGAAACGGAAGTAACCGTCACCCTTCAAGCCAATGGTAAAATTGCGCTGAATCAAGAAGAAATTTCCCTTAAAAATTTAATCCCAGAAGTAACAAAAATTAGCCAAAACGCTCAAGAAACCCTTGTCATTGTCAAAGCAGACAAAGCAGTGACTCACGGCGATGTAGTCAACGTGATGGATCGATTGCGACAGATAGAAGGCGTTAAACTCGCGATCGCGACCACTTCTCCTTCTGAATAAGGCAAAGAAATGTAACAAAAAAGCAAAAATACTTAACTACTGCAGCATAGTTGACTAAGATATCTCAGAAAAGTATAGTTAGTAAGGATTTAGTATGCCATACACCGAAGAAGATGGAGGTCGTCTCAATAACTTTGCCGTACAACCCAAAATGTATGTTGCTGATTCCCCCAATAAAAAACAAAAACGGAACTATATCATTATGGGTGGGCTTTCGCTTTTATTGATTGGTGGCTTGTTATTCATTACAGTTACCATTTCTTAAAATCGTTTCCTGGGTGATTCGGCGTAGCAATTGCGCTAACTGTTGGTCAAAGTTGATATCTTAGGGCTAGGTTGTCAAGATCAATTGGCTTCAAATCAGCACAAATGAGGATAGATATAAGATAGTGCCACTCCAGCTACTCTTGTTCATTGATGAGCGCTCAAGCTCTCAAGAGCATATCCAAGGAATTAAAACCTACCTCAAAACTCTCAAAGACGACTATCCCTTTGAACTACAGATGATTAATGTTGCGGAACAGCCCCACTTGGCTGAGCATTTTCGCTTAGTCGCAACACCAGCATTAGTAAAAATTACGCCCACCCCTCGTCAAACCATTGCGGGGACCAATTTAGTTGCTCAACTAGAACAATCATGGCCCTATTGGGTAGAAAGCGCCCAGGAGGAAGAAACATCTGAAGCAGCAGCCCAACCTTCATCAGCCAATGAGTCGGTTACCTATTCCACGGAGTTAATTCGCCTCTCCGATGAAATTTTTCGCCTCAAGCAAGAAAACCAAGAGTTAAACGAACAAATTAAGTTTAAAGACCAAGTGCTGGCAATGCTAGCTCATGATTTGCGGAACCCTCTCACAGCAGCTTCGATCGCGCTGGAAACATTAGAACTCACTGACCAAAACCCGGATCCGCAACGCGTAGAAAAAATCAAAAAACAGATTTTCAAGCAAGCGCAAACTCAGTTTCGCATCATGAATCGGATGATTACTGATATTTTGCAAACGGCACGAGGGAAAAATGCTGAGTTGCAAATTCATCCGCAAAAGCTAAATCTGCAAGTCCTAGGCAATGAAATCTTAGAACAATTCCAAGAGACGTTTGCCCGTAAATCACTGCAGTTGAAAACAGATTTACCCCAAGATGTTCCGGATGCCCATGCCGATCAAGAGTTAATTCGACAAGTTTGGGTCAACTTACTGGATAATGCGGTTAAATATACCCCCGATGAAGGAACAATTAAGGTTT
This portion of the Cyanobacteria bacterium GSL.Bin1 genome encodes:
- a CDS encoding ssl1498 family light-harvesting-like protein, which gives rise to MPYTEEDGGRLNNFAVQPKMYVADSPNKKQKRNYIIMGGLSLLLIGGLLFITVTIS
- a CDS encoding histidine kinase, whose product is MNWLQISTNEDRYKIVPLQLLLFIDERSSSQEHIQGIKTYLKTLKDDYPFELQMINVAEQPHLAEHFRLVATPALVKITPTPRQTIAGTNLVAQLEQSWPYWVESAQEEETSEAAAQPSSANESVTYSTELIRLSDEIFRLKQENQELNEQIKFKDQVLAMLAHDLRNPLTAASIALETLELTDQNPDPQRVEKIKKQIFKQAQTQFRIMNRMITDILQTARGKNAELQIHPQKLNLQVLGNEILEQFQETFARKSLQLKTDLPQDVPDAHADQELIRQVWVNLLDNAVKYTPDEGTIKVSILHRTSQKIQVTVCDDGPGIPPEKREQIFEGHVRLKRDEAKEGYGLGLSLCRQVIRAHYGHIWVDSDANRGSCFHFTLPVY
- a CDS encoding biopolymer transporter ExbD, translated to MKIPDEPERNLEINLVPMIDVIFSILAFFIISTLFLTRSEGLPVDLPQATTAQQQSETEVTVTLQANGKIALNQEEISLKNLIPEVTKISQNAQETLVIVKADKAVTHGDVVNVMDRLRQIEGVKLAIATTSPSE
- the bchH gene encoding magnesium chelatase subunit H, with the protein product MPSVRITAIAPTACLGDLEKAVARLQTENSAIELETFSLRQIQEGLIARETVLESIQSAMWRSHRSTSIALLFDLRGNPDRALALVREALEATADTNIAFIPLFGGSPAIMGLVRMGNFAPAKMPPAKSMETAIAAIAQSLPPETARQAQNWSKCVTYWTNSGMDNLVNLLRFVASEYGGMAMTVEDPIIYPDFGFMDLQTGTRYTSYEAYLQDHPLDSNLPTVAVIFYSGTTLTSNLQGGAELLQTLQQQANLLPFFSDGIATADAIQEHLFRNGFPVCDGIVSLLRFRLDGGPLGGNPEKTINLLQQFNVPYVVPLSANNQDLDEWHKSAIGLGATETLSLVSLPEMDGAIDSVMLYGVKNEMATPIPGRGEKVAHRLLNRITLKQKPNAEKRVAIVIFDYPPGEGTLGTASFLDVFASVEAILNRLQEVGYQVTPPAAGTLKDSFLEKGLVHNGEFTSIQLTAENAVRVPLQQYRQWYQKLPAALRESTEAVFGDPPGDLMTYEGDILLAAMEFGNAIVAVQPSRGIHEDPAKIHHDDSLPPHHQYIALYRWLEESANVDAIVHIGTHGTFEFLPGKQVALAAEDAPDALLGDLPHLYVYHVVNVSEGTIAKRRSYAQLVSYASPTFAPAGLYAELSQLEDTIAEYEEMKIKSLPRRVAILDQIIALCQEQGLPFPLPETLSRTNGIPDDFSPYEEALEELHHTLFEWKRSAIPIGLHSFGQTLTGEGLINYLNLVGRYDRAEISSLPRTLAQSKGWDYDHLLDRADPKVESLAGESWNLIARLLEGKAETVTEDFKPITSYLKDLAERIKNTDEIGALLHALDGGYLEPGMGGDPVRSPHTYPTGRNTFQFDPTKLPTDSAYDRGAQIAEETLTRYYQENGTYPESVGVILWGFETCKTFGETVGQVLHYIGVKVDRGRGYFMKPVVVPLSELGRPRIDVTINICGFFRDLFPNLVNLIDEAFQTVAELDEPMELNAVRRHVCALQPKLGDTPEGKKLAAGRLFGPPPGEYGNRLSTLIETAAWEEAADLGRNYLERTQYLYGREIPGTESRTSLEAALANTQIISQVRDCHEFEVTDLDHYYEFFGGMAQATAVVTGKRPDVLIADTTGERISVKSLNQAVQKGVSTRLLNPKWIEGMLQHDHKGGQQIADRVEYLLGLDATTGSVGENTWRKVAQHFVFDQAMRERLQANNPYATAEIVQKLGEANYRGYWQPTETETEQLKEVYREIERAIELGEGKSNENS